One Coregonus clupeaformis isolate EN_2021a chromosome 33, ASM2061545v1, whole genome shotgun sequence DNA window includes the following coding sequences:
- the LOC121549238 gene encoding uncharacterized protein LOC121549238: MSGAHHTLIQLLILKLINAGAHGNTFSQYVKAGVDASLLCNNMVNSDCSLTTWRHYTESFPNTIQEVSEGKVCVNSKRAGRLSVDAGCSLHVHNVTAEDAGLYTCIDSKHQNQSHTTTDTYLSVLTILVSTAVTDLKPDRPVTLRCSLYTKEGHGNCMSSQNHKVRLSWVDETGTKLQGSGCQLTGLCCDSTLTVTLQEDNNRKWTCQLTKDGKFNTSIDFTSTFSDIKDTDDEKERNDSLKQSVLIWVVVGVGVAGCVAGCVAALVVTFRRRAYSVSRNQIPVNPGNVVQANKSDGQRADITYADVNLPPSRRMVERDQQTEYATIRTGP; the protein is encoded by the exons ATGTCTGGGGCCCATCACACTCTCATTCAACTGCTGATCCTAAAGCTTATCAATGCAG GAGCGCATGGAAATACATTCTCTCAATACGTCAAAGCGGGGGTTGATGCCAGTCTGCTGTGTAACAATATGGTTAATTCAGACTGCTCCTTAACAACATGGCGTCACTACACGGAGAGTTTTCCAAACACTATTCAAGAGGTTTCTGAAGGGAAGGTGTGTGTTAACTCAAAGAGAGCAGGCAGACTGAGTGTGGACGCTGGCTGTTCTCTACATGTTCACAATGTCACAGCTGAGGATGCTGGACTCTACACATGTATAGATTCAAAACACCAAAACCAATCTCACACGACTACTGATACCTATCTGTCTGTTCTGACCA TCTTGGTGTCCACAGCAGTGACAGATCTAAAGCCTGATAGACCAGTAACATTAAGATGCTCTCTGTACACCAAAGAAGGACATGGAAACTGTATGTCATCCCAAAATCATAAAGTTCGTCTGAGCTGGGTGGATGAGACGGGTACGAAGCTGCAGGGCTCCGGATGCCAGCTCACAGGGCTTTGCTGTGATAGCACTCTGACTGTGACACTCCAGGAGGACAACAACAGGAAGTGGACGTGTCAGCTGACTAAAGATGGAAAATTTAACACCTCCATTGACTTCACCTCCACATTCTCAG ATATTAAAGACACGGATGATGAAAAAGAGAGAAATGACA GTCTTAAACAGTCGGTGCTGATCTGGGTGgtagtgggggtgggggtggctGGGTGTGTGGCTGGGTGTGTGGCAGCTCTGGTTGTCACCTTCAGAAGGAGGGCGT ATTCAGTTTCAAGAAATCAGATTCCAGTCAACCCAGGAAATGTGGTGCAAGCAAACAAAAGTGAT ggccagAGAGCAGACATTACCTATGCTGACGTCAACCTTCCCCCTAGTAGGAGGATGGTGGAGAGAGACCAACAGACAGAGTATGCAACCATCAGAACAGGACCCTGA